CGCACTGGGTCACCTTGAAGCCGCGCGTGGTCACCGCCGGGGTGCCGATGCGCAGGCCGGAGGTGACGAACGGCGACTGCGGGTCGTTCGGTACGGCGTTCTTGTTGACGGTGATGTGAGCGCGACCGAGGGCGGCGTCTGCGTCCTTACCGGTGAGGCCCTGACGGATCAGGCTGACCAGGAACAGGTGGTTGTCGGTGCCGCCGGACACTACATCGTAGCCACGTTTGATAAATACGCTCGCCATCGCCTGGGCGTTGTCGATCACTTGTTGCTGATAAGCCTTGAAGCCTGGCTCCAGCGCTTCCTTGAAGCACACGGCCTTGCCGGCGATGACGTGCATCAGCGGGCCGCCCTGGGCGCCGGGGAATACCGCCGCGTTGAGCTTCTTCTCGATTTCTTCGTTGGACTTGGCCAGGATCAGGCCGCCACGCGGACCGCGCAGGGTCTTGTGGGTGGTGGTGGTGACCACGTCGGCGTACGGCAGCGGGTTCGGGTACAGACCGGCAGCCACCAGACCGGCGACGTGGGCCATGTCGACGAACAGCAGCGCACCGACCTTGTCGGCGATCTGACGGAAACGCGGGAAGTCGAGGGTTTTGGAGTAGGCCGAGAAACCGGCGACGATCATTTTCGGTTTGCACTCGACAGCCAGACGCTCGACTTCGTCGTAATCGATCAGACCGGTGTTGGTGTCGATACCGTACTGCACGGCGTTGTACAGCTTGCCCGAAGACGACACCTTGGCGCCGTGGGTCAGGTGACCGCCGTGGGCCAGGCTCATGCCGAGAATGGTGTCGCCCGCTTGCAGCAGGGCCAGGTACACGGCGCTGTTGGCCGAGGAACCGGAGTGCGGCTGGACGTTGGCGTAATCGGCGCCGAACAGCTGCTTGGCGCGTTCGATGGCCAGCGCTTCGA
The window above is part of the Pseudomonas fluorescens genome. Proteins encoded here:
- the glyA gene encoding serine hydroxymethyltransferase; its protein translation is MFSKQDRIQGYDDALLAAMNAEEQRQEDHIELIASENYTSKRVMEAQGSGLTNKYAEGYPGKRYYGGCEHVDKVEALAIERAKQLFGADYANVQPHSGSSANSAVYLALLQAGDTILGMSLAHGGHLTHGAKVSSSGKLYNAVQYGIDTNTGLIDYDEVERLAVECKPKMIVAGFSAYSKTLDFPRFRQIADKVGALLFVDMAHVAGLVAAGLYPNPLPYADVVTTTTHKTLRGPRGGLILAKSNEEIEKKLNAAVFPGAQGGPLMHVIAGKAVCFKEALEPGFKAYQQQVIDNAQAMASVFIKRGYDVVSGGTDNHLFLVSLIRQGLTGKDADAALGRAHITVNKNAVPNDPQSPFVTSGLRIGTPAVTTRGFKVTQCVTLAGWICDILDNLGDADVEANVAQQVSALCADFPVYR